A portion of the Sabethes cyaneus chromosome 3, idSabCyanKW18_F2, whole genome shotgun sequence genome contains these proteins:
- the LOC128742340 gene encoding LOW QUALITY PROTEIN: bromodomain-containing protein 9 (The sequence of the model RefSeq protein was modified relative to this genomic sequence to represent the inferred CDS: inserted 1 base in 1 codon), with the protein MGSKKHKKHKSERREREEKANLLLDRPPSLKLILKVGGNSSTPEHGNDSPAYGIQQDLAAGTSXLGGERHKKSKKKKKKKDREKKHKHHKEKRRHRDDSSQEDFNSVGDESSQAAPEPNAFFNTAASISGSTGSLSSLPVTKPMIPIKSPEPEPISLNLQPATPATPATPATPATLLREEINAPSSVTTEEPMRSPSSVHSTSRPGSKMDFLDTGSNQAPKTPGSDCSGREQRTCVLKLKQSRSPLARLLDHLIKALEKRDPHQFFAWPVTDDIAPGYSTIITKPMDFSTIRQKIDDNEYVSLSEFSEDFKLMCENAIRYNHSETVYHKAAKKLLHVGARLLQPENLMRSLRPLMTYMRDLTPKELGFELPAASEGQENDHHTLDSADEAMAAAVDEGINAQINAQIEEDEKRKQIRLENNPTSKFEPFVDDLTAEEVLQQVQKATLSARTKLMKRKSANKIGFLRQLKDGTTTMNILVDNENNTPEKVVSLEAFTGKLQYGTALLQGFREDRRNFAKTVKPLSYGSFSSFAPVFDSRFSNLSKEESDMVLNTYGDSTGADYAESIMKYTKDSPYAGGIAHSLLDILTNGDHRKAFATLYESDMQRQEKEAVKHTFPEPAEREEKRQKLSDVHVDFNQLRTLSSLGVDVQFLDELEQQISCTSMTNTLQQALSENSELIEKLHQIQTSRLSAPLPGHLSFVQRAGESEVNLAVQITNNLTQIAKQLPPLALASPHGLRKAMGLSNVGLEMFNNPPVGVINPQPNAGSAQQQSLNSSGASGADIIDTTPMDMDLEPEPVAAHHHHVHSNSNPSQVDIDSELRDLLNNNSNGDTGESDAAPSIEQMLME; encoded by the exons ATGGGTTCCAAAAAACATAAAAAGCACAAATCTGAACGCAGGGAGCGTGAAG AGAAAGCAAATTTGCTTCTGGATCGTCCGCCAAGCTTGAAGCTGATTCTGAAAGTCGGTGGAAACAGTTCCACTCCGGAGCATGGAAACGACTCGCCAGCGTACGGAATTCAGCAGGATCTAGCTGCTGGTACTT TTCTCGGCGGGGAACGCCACAAAAAGagcaagaagaagaaaaagaagaaagaccGGGAGAAGAAGCACAAACATCACAAAGAGAAACGCCGTCATCGGGATGATTCCAGCCAGGAAGACTTCAACAGTGTTGGAGACGAAAGTTCACAGGCGGCACCGGAACCGAATGCGTTTTTCAATACTGCCGCTTCCATTTCTGGCAGCACCGGTAGTTTATCATCGCTACCGGTAACGAAACCGATGATTCCAATTAAGAGTCCCGAGCCGGAACCGATCAGCTTAAATTTACAACCAGCGACACCGGCAACGCCTGCCACTCCGGCAACTCCGGCCACACTGCTGAGGGAGGAAATCAACGCTCCCAGTTCGGTGACTACCGAGGAACCGATGCGAAGCCCCAGCTCGGTACACTCAACATCTCGACCGGGTAGTAAGATGGACTTTTTGGATACCGGTTCAAACCAGGCACCTAAAACACCGGGTTCCGACTGCAGTGGCCGGGAACAGCGTACGTGCGTACTAAAACTGAAGCAAAGTCGCTCGCCCCTGGCCCGGTTATTGGACCATTTGATAAAGGCACTGGAAAAACGAGATCCGCATCAGTTCTTTGCGTGGCCGGTTACCGATGACATTGCTCCGGGTTATTCGACGATTATAACAAAACCGATGGATTTCAGTACCATTCGGCAGAAAATTGACGATAATGAGTATGTTTCACTGTCGGAGTTTAGTGAAGATTTTAAGTTGATGTGTGAGAATGCTATTAG ATACAATCATTCGGAAACAGTTTACCACAAAGCGGCAAAAAAGCTATTGCATGTTGGCGCACGCTTACTCCAGCCGGAGAATCTGATGAGATCGCTGCGACCGTTGATGACTTACATGCGTGATTTGACACCGAAAGAGCTTGGTTTTGAACTACCGGCTGCCTCGGAAGGTCAAGAAAATGACCATCACACGCTAGACTCGGCTGATGAGGCCATGGCAGCGGCCGTCGACGAAGGTATCAACGCTCAGATTAACGCTCAAATCGAAGAGGATGAAAAACGGAAACAAATTCGATTGGAAAATAACCCGACGTCGAAATTCGAGCCGTTTGTGGATGATTTAACAGCCGAGGAGGTTCTGCAACAAGTTCAGAAAGCAACTTTGAGTGCGAGAACTAAACTAATGAAAAGAAAGTCTGCCAACAAAATTGGTTTCCTGCGGCAGTTGAAAGACGGAACAACAACGATGAACATTCTGGTTGATAATGAAAATAATACACCGGAGAAGGTTGTCTCGTTGGAAGCCTTCACTGGGAAGCTGCAGTACGGAACCGCTCTGCTGCAGGGATTCCGCGAAGACCGTAGAAATTTCGCAAAAACTGTTAAACCATTGAGCTACGGATCATTTAGCTCTTTTGCACCGGTCTTCGACTCGCGTTTTTCCAACCTTTCGAAAGAAGAATCAGATATGGTGCTCAACACCTACGGTGATAGTACCGGAGCCGATTATGCTGAAAGCATCATGAAGTACACAAAGGATAGTCCATATGCGGGAGGAATTGCGCACAGTTTGTTGGATATTCTAACGAACGGAGACCATCGAAAGGCATTTGCAACGCTGTACGAATCCGACATGCAACGACAGGAAAAGGAAGCGGTGAAACATACCTTCCCCGAACCGGCAGAGCGCGaagaaaaacgtcaaaaactGTCCGATGTTCACGTGGATTTCAACCAGCTCCGGACGCTGTCCAGTTTGGGCGTGGACGTACAATTTCTCGACGAGTTGGAACAGCAGATTAGCTGCACAAGTATGACCAACACCTTGCAGCAGGCACTCAGTGAAAATTCCGAGCTGATTGAAAAGTTACATCAAATTCAAACCAGTCGTCTCTCTGCCCCGTTACCGGGACATCTTTCCTTCGTGCAGCGTGCTGGCGAAAGCGAGGTTAATTTGGCGGTGCAAATCACGAACAATTTGACGCAGATTGCGAAGCAATTACCTCCGCTGGCGCTGGCTTCCCCGCACGGACTGCGCAAAGCAATGGGGTTGAGTAATG TTGGGTTGGAAATGTTTAACAACCCACCGGTTGGAGTTATCAACCCACAACCAAATGCAGGTTCCGCACAGCAGCAGTCCCTCAACAGCAGCGGAGCTTCTGGTG CCGACATCATTGATACCACTCCGATGGATATGGATCTGGAACCGGAACCGGTGGCAGCGCATCACCATCACGTCCACTCGAACTCGAATCCTTCGCAAGTGGATATCGACAGTGAACTAAGAGATCTGCTGAATAACAACTCGAACGGGGACACGGGTGAATCGGATGCCGCCCCTAGTATCGAGCAGATGCTAATGGAATGA